A window of Pelagicoccus enzymogenes genomic DNA:
TCTGATTGCCATCATCTAGTATATTCTTAATCGACAGCTTCATCTTATACCCTCTCGGTAAACTTCTAGAGTATATAAAATCCAAGCTATCTCCACCGGCTTGATACACATCAGGCAATCCATCCCTTGAAACTAAATATAGACTCTCTCCGGTATGGTTATACACAAAACTGTATGACTCTCCCTTTTCGATCCGATTCCAGAAAACGTCTAAGTTACCGATCAACGAGGATTGACCTTGTAGCTCACGCGTTAGGGATACATCGGGGTCCCGAAGTCGCTTTTCGATGAGCTCCTCCTGGGATCTGTCCACTTCAGATTCGAGGATCGAAAAGTTACCGCCCACAGAGAATTCACTATTCTCGTTACTGAGAAACGCCAATCGTCTCCGAGCCTCAAATTCTACACCGGAAACAGTCCCTTCATCTACGTTAACATAGGTCAACTGACCTTCTGAGTAATTCTGCTCGATTGGGTTGTGCATATCCTTAGAGAACACACTAAACGCAAGTAGGTCAGTGCCCTCCAAGAACCACTCATACCTCAAGTCAAAATTCTCTATTCTCGTACGAGTGAGCGAAGAGTTCCCAATAAAGACCTCTCCTCCCACGTTGTCGAAAGAACCAAAAGGTGAGAGTTCTCTGAAATTCGGACGAGCTAGGGTCTTGGAATAAGCAAATCTGAGATTCTGACTTTCGGTCAACTCGTGAACGATCTGAACAGCAGGAAGCCAATCGCTATTGTCTAAATCGCCACTGTTGGGAATAAGATTCCCATTTGCCCTGAAACTCTGAACTTCTATGTTAGCTTCTTCTATTCTAGCACCAGTGACCAATCTCCATTTCTCAAGAGGTCGAAAGTCAGCCATCATATAGGCTGCATCAGTTTTCTGAATACCATTATATTTTGGTACAAAGCCTGCGAACTCCCGAACGTAACGCTGAATCTGACCTTCACCGTTGAACCCTAACTTCTCCTCATCAAGGAAGGAGTAAGCAACTCCATCATACGAGGTGGCAAGGTTATCGATATAGATAAATGCACGCTCTTTAAAATTTCGCGTCGTCTCGCTTGTGAGAAAGCCAAACTTGATTTCGCCCGATTTGCCTCCAAAAGGCAGTTTGAAATCGGCTTTCAGCTCGTCAGTGGACTCATCCAAATTTCTCCAATAGCGACGCGGACCGGGGAAATTACCTTCATAGGCAGCCCTTCCATTTTCGCCCGGCTCCACCGAATCGTAAAAGAGCCGGAAGTCAGGCTCTTCTTGGACACTCTTGCTAGTCGCAGCCTCCCAGTTCACCTCTAATCCAGCAAGCCCATCAAACTTGTGTTCTCCGAATAACTGGTAGGAAGAGAGAGCTCGCTCGGTATAGTGTAGGTTGCGCACCCGAAAAGTTCCATCGCCCGCCCCTATGAAGTATTCACCTTCGCGATAAATCGCTTCATCAGCACCGCTCTGGTTGTACATCGTTTTAACACCTACTTCATGACTCCCCCCGAAGGTAACCGCAGCATTCAGGACGGAACCCCACTGTGCTTCATCGACCCCCTTGGACTCAACAAAGCCTTCTTTAACCCCCAATTGGAAATCTCTACCTACAAGCTCGTAGCGCCCCACTTCGCCATCATCGTAGGCGGAGAAACTCCGCTTATAATTGAAACTGCCGATAACACCGAGGACCGGACCATCAGCTGAGTCATTCAAAGGGTAACGGTCTCCAAAAGAGACAGAGAAGGAGTGATTCAAAGGAGCCGTTTTGAGACGTGGTGCGAGTTCCGAACTGAAAGACTTTACCGCAGCATCAATGAGTTCTAAGCCAGCTTGATCTTCACCGTTTGGCGAAAAAGGGACCGAACCTGCATCAACGATAACCTGAGGCACAGACCTGTGGCCATCATCAGTGCCCAGCCAATCAGAATCTCCTCCTTCGGATGCCAAGTAATCGCGGAAAGTAGTTTTTTCGTTGTAACTGACGCCGAAGCTAAAGGTTAAGAAACCAGCATCCGGAATAGACTTGGTAACGACGTTAACCGAACCACCCGTGAAACTCCCGGCTTTATCTGGGGTGAACGATTTGGTCGTAACAATCGACTCGATAATACCGGAGGGAAACTGGTCTAGCTGGACAGCACGCTTGTCAGGATCCGCACTGGGAACAGTAGATCCGTTGAGTGTGGTATTGTTGTAGCGGTCGGACAAACCGCGGACCACCATGTATTTTCCATCAGCTATAGAAACTCCAGTCGTCTTGGAAAGTGCGTCCGCCGCATCACCAACTCCTAGTCTGCTAAACGACTCCGAACCGATCGCGTCACTGATGGAGGATGCTTTCTGCCTCTCGGACAATAGCGCTAAGCTCGAGCCCTCCAGCGCTTTCGCCTTTACGGTGAAACCGTCTAACTCGACGATTTCTGAGTTGTCCCCATAAAGTGGAACATCGACTCGGGCAACACCACCGGAAGCAACTTCAAGCTCCTCGACACGCGATGCTTTATAGTACATAGCAGAAGCCATGACTGTGTGTTCGCCAGCCGGGACATTCACAATGATGAACCGTCCGTCCTTGTCACTC
This region includes:
- a CDS encoding TonB-dependent receptor translates to MFQNSRKTKSNWGLAKLLLATIAVVLFSTQASAQEAGVSGIVSGTVVDAEFGGGVSGVRVAILGTPLTATSDKDGRFIIVNVPAGEHTVMASAMYYKASRVEELEVASGGVARVDVPLYGDNSEIVELDGFTVKAKALEGSSLALLSERQKASSISDAIGSESFSRLGVGDAADALSKTTGVSIADGKYMVVRGLSDRYNNTTLNGSTVPSADPDKRAVQLDQFPSGIIESIVTTKSFTPDKAGSFTGGSVNVVTKSIPDAGFLTFSFGVSYNEKTTFRDYLASEGGDSDWLGTDDGHRSVPQVIVDAGSVPFSPNGEDQAGLELIDAAVKSFSSELAPRLKTAPLNHSFSVSFGDRYPLNDSADGPVLGVIGSFNYKRSFSAYDDGEVGRYELVGRDFQLGVKEGFVESKGVDEAQWGSVLNAAVTFGGSHEVGVKTMYNQSGADEAIYREGEYFIGAGDGTFRVRNLHYTERALSSYQLFGEHKFDGLAGLEVNWEAATSKSVQEEPDFRLFYDSVEPGENGRAAYEGNFPGPRRYWRNLDESTDELKADFKLPFGGKSGEIKFGFLTSETTRNFKERAFIYIDNLATSYDGVAYSFLDEEKLGFNGEGQIQRYVREFAGFVPKYNGIQKTDAAYMMADFRPLEKWRLVTGARIEEANIEVQSFRANGNLIPNSGDLDNSDWLPAVQIVHELTESQNLRFAYSKTLARPNFRELSPFGSFDNVGGEVFIGNSSLTRTRIENFDLRYEWFLEGTDLLAFSVFSKDMHNPIEQNYSEGQLTYVNVDEGTVSGVEFEARRRLAFLSNENSEFSVGGNFSILESEVDRSQEELIEKRLRDPDVSLTRELQGQSSLIGNLDVFWNRIEKGESYSFVYNHTGESLYLVSRDGLPDVYQAGGDSLDFIYSRSLPRGYKMKLSIKNILDDGNQIFWDDFDEHLVYSDVSKGRTISLSFSKRFE